From the Rhinolophus sinicus isolate RSC01 linkage group LG02, ASM3656204v1, whole genome shotgun sequence genome, one window contains:
- the LOC109440425 gene encoding LOW QUALITY PROTEIN: galectin-10 (The sequence of the model RefSeq protein was modified relative to this genomic sequence to represent the inferred CDS: substituted 1 base at 1 genomic stop codon), with amino-acid sequence MSELHVPYQHRLSLSTGSSVTIHGKPIMSFSMNPXLQVDLHTGNDENSDITFHFRVYFGNWVVMNSRNCGEWRFEVKSSEMPFENGKPFKLCILVLQNEYRVMVNDQYCYSFPHRVDPRSVKMMQLWRDISLTSVCVCEREG; translated from the coding sequence ATGTCAGAACTACATGTCCCATACCAACACCGTCTGTCCTTGTCTACTGGTTCTTCAGTGACCATCCATGGGAAACCCATCATGAGTTTCAGCATGAACCCATAACTGCAGGTGGATCTCCACACTGGAAATGATGAGAACTCAGACATCACCTTCCATTTCCGCGTGTACTTTGGTAATTGGGTAGTGATGAACAGCCGTAATTGTGGGGAGTGGAGATTCGAGGTGAAATCCTCTGAAATGCCCTTTGAGAATGGCAAACCATTTAAACTGTGCATCTTGGTGCTACAAAATGAGTATCGGGTAATGGTAAATGACCAATACTGCTACAGCTTTCCCCATCGAGTCGACCCACGATCTGTGAAGATGATGCAGTTGTGGAGAGATATTTCCCTGACctcagtgtgtgtctgtgagagagaAGGGTGA